GAAGATAATTGATAATCTCAGTCGTTTTAGTTTAATAGACTGATTGCTTTTTCGCGCGTCGGTTTATTATATATAGTATCTATTCTTAGGAGGTATTTATGTTTCGGAAAAGAGTTAATGAGACGGACAGTGCAGGGGAAACTACGAACAAAGTAAAGAAACCGCGAAAAGCTATGTCCAAAAAAAAGAAAAGAAGAATTATTGTTGGCACGATAGCAATCCTTGTAATTGCTGCTATTGTAATCGTCCCCAAACTTATGGGAGGAGAACCTCCCGCGTTAATGGTAACCACAGGCTCAGCTGAGAAAATGGATCTCCAGCAGGCTGTTTCCATAAAGGGAACCATTCAGGGCTCTGAAAAGGCTGACGTAGCCACTTCGCTGAACTCAGAGATCCTATCTATTTTGGTGGAAGAGGGCGATATCGTACATAAGGATCAAGTGCTTGCTGTGCTGGATTCAAAGGATCTCGAGGATGATTATCAAAAAGCTCAGACTGCTCTCAATCAGTCTAAGTTCAATTATGAAGCGGCAAAATCACTCTATGAGGAAGGTGCCATATCCAAAGAAGATTTTGTCAAAGCTGAAAATACATATAAGAGCGACCAAATCACTGTGAATTCGTACAATATCTCTGATAAGGTCAACATTAAAAGCCCCATAGCAGGTACCGTTACAAGGGTCAATGTCAATATCGGCCGCTATGCAAACGACACAGAAAACAAAGAGCCGATGTTTGTAGTAGAGGATCTGCAGAACTTGGAAATGAATGTTCGAATCAGTGAATTCGACATCAGCAAAATCAAGGTTGGTCAGAAGGTTGAGATAACCTCCGAGGTGCTTGGCAATCAAGCTGTGGACGGTGTCGTTTCCCGAATTTCTCCTACGGGAGAGCTGAAGGATCAATCTTCCAAAGAAATGGTTATCCCGGTTGAGATTGATGTCAACAAAGGCAACACGAACTTGATCGCCGGCGTAACTGCAAAGGCTACCATAGAAATCGAAACCAGAAGCAATGTATTGACTGTGCCCATCGATGCTCTTTTAGAGGATCCAAACACCGGTGATAATTATGTCATGGTTCTCGACGGCACGAAGCTGAAGAAAATTGCTGTTGAACTAGGTCTGGAAGGTGATTTCAATGTGGAGATCGCTTCCGGAGAGCTTTCCGAAGGTGATAAGGTAGTACTGAATCCAACATTTGATATGACCGACGGTATGGATGTTACCCCCGCACCAGAAGTGTAAGGGAGGCCGCTATGACAGAAGATATTATAAAAATTGAAAATATGACAAAGGTCTATGCCAATGGTGAAATACAGGTAAAAGCATTAAAATCCATCGACTTAACCATACAAAAGGGCGAGTTCGTCTCTATCATGGGTTCTTCTGGTTCCGGAAAGTCGACCTTGATGAATATTCTTGGCTGTCTTGACCGTCCTACAGAAGGTCATTACTATCTTGAGGGGATTGATGTAAGAGAAAAAAGTGATAACGAGCTTTCTGCTGTACGCAACAAAAAAATTGGATTTGTATTTCAGTCCTTTAACTTAATCTCCCGTACCAGTGCCTTAAAAAATGTCGAATTACCAATGGTTTACGGAAGAATTGATGCGGATGAGCGGCACGAACGAGCGTTAGAGCTATTGCGCCAGGTCAACCTGGAAAACCGGGCAGATCATATGCCAAATGAACTCTCAGGCGGACAAAGGCAGCGTGTGGCGATCGCAAGAGCACTTGCGAATCAACCGCAAATCATTCTTGCGGACGAACCCACCGGTAACCTTGATTCTGAATCTTCCGTGGAGATTATGGATATTTTTACGAAACTGAACCGTGAGAACGGAAATACAGTTATCATCGTTACCCACGAACGAGATATCGCCGAATTTACAGACCGCATCATCACCTTTAGAGACGGAGAAGTCCTCACTGATGAACGGCTCAGGGCAAAGGAGGCGATCCCATGCTGATCTTCGAAAATATCCTGCTGGCCCTCACCGCCATTAGAAGCAATAAGATGCGTTCCTTCCTGACCATGCTGGGCATTATCATTGGAATCAGCTCCGTTATTGCCATTACGTCCATCGGTGCCAGTGCAAAGGGCGTTGTCGGCAAGGAATTTGAATCTTACGGAATGAATAATATGTATCTTTACATCAACTGGGCGATGACTCCTGATGGAGTAGATTACGAAGATCTTTTCACCCCGGAAGACATTGAAGCGCTTGCCGCAAGATATCCAGACGATATCCAGTATATTGCACCTTCTATTTCTGCCAACAGTAAAACCAAGATCGGACGAACAGAAGGAAAGCTTAATATGACAGGAGTCGCAGCAGATTACAACAAATATAAGAATATGAAAATGCTGCATGGAAGGATGATCAATAAAAGCGATGTTGACGGACAGAAAGATCGGATCGTCATTGATAAGAAAGCCGCATTGTACTTTTTTAACAGCGAGAATCCAGTAGGAAAAACCCTTGGAGTTATCATTAATGAAGAGATGAAGGATTTGACTATCGTGGGCGTTTATGAGATCGAAGCGAGTATCTTTGACGGTATGCGCGCAAGCGATTCCTATTCAACCTACGTTCCCTATCCGATTCTTGAGTATTCTGACCCTGCGACTTCCTATCTGGAGCTGTATAC
This genomic window from Clostridiales bacterium contains:
- a CDS encoding efflux RND transporter periplasmic adaptor subunit; amino-acid sequence: MFRKRVNETDSAGETTNKVKKPRKAMSKKKKRRIIVGTIAILVIAAIVIVPKLMGGEPPALMVTTGSAEKMDLQQAVSIKGTIQGSEKADVATSLNSEILSILVEEGDIVHKDQVLAVLDSKDLEDDYQKAQTALNQSKFNYEAAKSLYEEGAISKEDFVKAENTYKSDQITVNSYNISDKVNIKSPIAGTVTRVNVNIGRYANDTENKEPMFVVEDLQNLEMNVRISEFDISKIKVGQKVEITSEVLGNQAVDGVVSRISPTGELKDQSSKEMVIPVEIDVNKGNTNLIAGVTAKATIEIETRSNVLTVPIDALLEDPNTGDNYVMVLDGTKLKKIAVELGLEGDFNVEIASGELSEGDKVVLNPTFDMTDGMDVTPAPEV
- a CDS encoding ABC transporter ATP-binding protein → MTEDIIKIENMTKVYANGEIQVKALKSIDLTIQKGEFVSIMGSSGSGKSTLMNILGCLDRPTEGHYYLEGIDVREKSDNELSAVRNKKIGFVFQSFNLISRTSALKNVELPMVYGRIDADERHERALELLRQVNLENRADHMPNELSGGQRQRVAIARALANQPQIILADEPTGNLDSESSVEIMDIFTKLNRENGNTVIIVTHERDIAEFTDRIITFRDGEVLTDERLRAKEAIPC
- a CDS encoding FtsX-like permease family protein, whose protein sequence is MLIFENILLALTAIRSNKMRSFLTMLGIIIGISSVIAITSIGASAKGVVGKEFESYGMNNMYLYINWAMTPDGVDYEDLFTPEDIEALAARYPDDIQYIAPSISANSKTKIGRTEGKLNMTGVAADYNKYKNMKMLHGRMINKSDVDGQKDRIVIDKKAALYFFNSENPVGKTLGVIINEEMKDLTIVGVYEIEASIFDGMRASDSYSTYVPYPILEYSDPATSYLELYTNEKKNQNDLGNEFSQYLSRIKGKDPQFYTFESAESQMGTINNILGTLSIAIGAIAAISLVVGGIGIMNIMLVSVTERTREIGIRKSLGARTSDILMQFLIESMIISAIGGIIGTGLGVGIAAIGMSFAHISVVIQPSVIVLAVGFSAIVGVFFGLYPARKAAKLDPIEALRYE